Proteins encoded within one genomic window of Marasmius oreades isolate 03SP1 chromosome 4, whole genome shotgun sequence:
- a CDS encoding uncharacterized protein (BUSCO:EOG09263RDD; MEROPS:MER0122119), giving the protein MAASSSTARQTFDLLNNVREISPEDEIFKFDREEQKKVIDAALWKDDPHYFKQCKISAVALIKMVIHARSGVPYEIMGMMQGKVIGTTMVIMDSFALPVQGTETRVNAGNEAAEYMVQYTTGSERVGRLENAIGWYHSHPGYGCWLSGIDVSTELNNQKFQDPFVAVVIDPNRTISAGRVDIGAFRTYPENYKPPNTSPSEYQSIPLNKIEDFGVHANQYYQLEVEIFKSSLDNELLGMLWNKYWANTLSQSPLISNRAYAVAQLSDLHQKLSKVATGIPNTRATLPPLPEKENSSKTEKEDKKKEESQLAKSVKDSAKIAVEAQHGLISQVIKDVIFSMRPNKLPTQSKSGPATDSSNTGRISDLADTSMAIG; this is encoded by the exons ATGGCGGCTTCTTCGAGCACGGCTAGACAAACTTTCGACCTTCTGAACAACGTCAGAGAAATATCACCAGAGGACGAAATTTTCAAATTCGATCGCGAAGAACAAAAAAAGGTCATAGACGCGGCTCTCTGGAAGGATGA TCCCCATTATTTCAAACAATGCAAGATTTCAGCAGTGGCTTTGATTAAGATG GTCATCCATGCACGTTCAGGCGTACCCTACGAAATTATGGGAATGATGCAAGGGAAAGTTATCGGCACGACCATGGTCATCATGGATTCGTTCGCATTACCGGTGCAAGGAACTGAGACGCGTGTAAATGCAGGGAACGAGGCAGCAGAGTACATGGTGCAGTATACCACGGGAAGCGAGAGG GTGGGAAGGCTAGAAAATGCGATTGGATGGTATCATTCCCATCCAGGATACGGTTGTTGGTTGTCTGGTATCGATGTCAGCACGGAACTGAACAATCAGAAGTTCCAAGACCCATTCGTCGCAGTCGTC ATCGACCCAAACCGCACGATATCAGCTGGAAGAGTAGACATCGGCGCGTTCCGTACATATCCCGAGAACTACAAGCCCCCCAATACTTCTCCCTCCGAGTATCAATCTATACCGCTCAACAAGATCGAGGACTTCGGTGTTCACGCCAATCAGTACTACCAGCTAGAAGTAGAGATCTTCAAATCGAGTCTCGATAATGAGCTGTTAGGGATGTTGTGGAACAAGTATTGGGCCAATACACTCAGTCAGAGCCCTCTCATCTCG AACCGAGCATACGCGGTCGCGCAGCTCTCCGATCTCCACCAGAAACTGTCCAAGGTAGCAACGGGGATTCCAAACACACGTGCTACGTTACCTCCACTTCCTGAAAAAGAGAATTCCTCGAAG ACTGAGAAAGAAgataagaagaaagaggagaGCCAGTTAGCAAAGAGCGTGAAAGACAG TGCCAAAATCGCAGTGGAAGCACAACATGGACTCATCTCGCAAGTAATTAAAGACGTGATCTTCTCCATGAGACCGAACAAGTTACCCACTCAGTCGAAAAGCGGTCCTGCAACCGACTCATCCAATACAGGACGAATTTCCGACCTTGCCGACACATCAATGGCCATTGGTTGA
- a CDS encoding uncharacterized protein (BUSCO:EOG09263IT0) codes for MTPTNASPPTNLTRASSVHDINADDPPFGSRFLTDESLVFTQNAWDHVPPPTDQDETIATSLAKQRLSPVPTQDRAKYNEKPARHWDNFYKNNTSNFFKDRKWLHNEFPKLVESTKAEAGPMKIAEIGCGAGNSVFPLLAGNQNPQLELYAYDYSNHAVKLVQNNPLYTSPPVGKIHAAVWDLSSPDALPPGVEEGSVDIVVLVFVLSALHPDEWERAVSNVHKILKPGGLVLLRDYGRYDLTQLRFKAGRLLDDEFGNFYIRGDKTRVYFFELGVRSCFILSPNECSIHLATDELAVIFTGAGPSPSSATIKTTTTEMEDEGLESKSGSPIPILLQPTIVDDEIPAPRVGTPLLTNDPQIHPRLFEPSSLHHPLFQIEQLGIDRRLIVNRKRQLKMYRIWMQGVFQKVGRTGAGETL; via the exons ATGACGCCCACAAACGCCTCCCCTCCAACGAATTTAACACGGGCTTCATCTGTGCACGATATCAATGCAGATGATCCACCGTTTGGATCTAGATTCCTCACCGACGAGTCCCTAGTCTTCACACAAAACGCATGGGACCACGTTCCTCCTCCAACAGATCAAGATGAAACCATCGCTACATCTTTAGCCAAACAGCGTCTCTCACCGGTACCCACACAGGATAGAGCCAAGTACAACGAGAAACCAGCTAGACATTGGGACAatttctacaaaaacaacacgAGTAATTTTTTCAAAGATAGGAAATGGTTGCATAACGAGTTCCCCAAGCTAGTCGAGTCTACAAAGGCTGAG GCAGGTCCGATGAAAATAGCAGAGATAGGATGTGGAGCAGGCAACTCGGTTTTTCCTCTCCTTGCTGGGAATCAAAACCCTCAACTCGAGTTGTACGCGTACGATTACTCAAATCATGCTGTCAAGCTTGTACAAAACAATCCACTATATACATCTCCGCCCGTTGGAAAGATTCATGCAGCTGTATGGGATCTGTCATCACCAGATGCTCTACCGCCTGGCGTGGAGGAGGGATCGGTTGACATCGTAGTGCTGGTTTTCGTGCTGAGTGCATTGCATCCTGATGAGTGGGAGCGTGCAGTCTCAAATGTGCATAAG ATCCTCAAACCAGGTGGCCTAGTCTTATTAAGGGACTATGGTCGATACGATCTCACACAGCTGAGATTCAAGGCGGGAAGATTGTTGGACGACGAGTTTGGCAATTTTTACATCCGGGGAGATAAGACGAGGGTGTACTTTTTCGAATTGGGTGTGCGATCTTGCTTCATACTTTCTCCAAACGAATGTTCCATTCACCTCGCCACAGATGAGCTGGCTGTTATCTTCACGGGCGCAGGACCCTCTCCTAGCTCCGCGACGATCAAAACAACGACCACAGAGATGGAAGATGAGGGGCTAGAATCAAAGTCCGGTTCACCAATACCGATACTACTTCAGCCTACAATCGTAGATGACGAAATTCCAGCGCCGCGGGTTGGAACACCCCTCCTGACTAACGACCCACAAATTCATCCACGTCTTTTCGAACCATCTTCGCTCCACCATCCCCTTTTTCAAATCGAACAGCTGGGTATTGACCGTCGCCTGATCGTGAACCGGAAGCGTCAACTGAAGATGTACCGAATTTGGATGCAAGGCGTTTTTCAGAAAGTCGGTCGAACAGGCGCGGGGGAGACGTTGTGA
- a CDS encoding uncharacterized protein (MEROPS:MER0022069) encodes MVIHARSGVRYKIVGMMQGNYRHDHGYSFALPVQGNETRGNAGSEEAEYIVQYFTGSERVLENAIV; translated from the exons ATG GTCATCCATGCGCGTTCAGGCGTACGCTACAAAATTGTGGGAATGATGCAAGGGAATTATCGGCACGACCACGGTTATTCGTTCGCATTACCGGTGCAAGGAAACGAGACGCGTGGAAATGCAGGAAGCGAGGAAGCAGAGTATATTGTGCAGTATTTTACGGGAAGCGAGAGG GTGCTAGAAAATGCGATAGTATAA
- a CDS encoding uncharacterized protein (MEROPS:MER0022060) produces the protein MDSQKFQDPFVAAIILDRSQPHDISRKSRHQRSPYLSRALPTSPSEYHSIPLTKVEDFGVHANQHYK, from the exons ATGGACAGCCAGAAGTTCCAAGACCCATTTGTTGCAGCCATA ATTTTGGATCGATCTCAACCACACGATATCAGCCGGAAGAGTAGACACCAGCGCTCTCCGTACCTATCTCGAGCACTACCAACCTCTCCCTCCGAGTACCACTCTATACCGCTCACCAAGGTCGAAGACTTTGGTGTTCACGCCAATCAGCACTACAAGTAG
- a CDS encoding uncharacterized protein (MEROPS:MER0122119), whose product MFTASLDIELLGMLWDRYWARALRQSPHISNRAYAVLKLYDLHQELSRVTMGIPNTGAALPPLFEKENLPKREMIRRKRKPVQFAGGAGLTGVDICRRHCLRNRRFTRRTGASDSTTGVQYPDKNKATEGGLFLYLPIIANITRVPKATDKVNGN is encoded by the exons ATGTTCACAGCGAGTCTCGATATTGAGCTGTTAGGGATGCTGTGGGACAGGTATTGGGCTAGGGCACTCAGGCAGAGCCCTCACATCTCC AACCGAGCATACGCAGTCTTGAAGCTCTATGATCTCCACCAGGAACTGTCCAGGGTAACAATGGGGATTCCAAACACGGGTGCAGCATTACCTCCGCTTTTTGAAAAGGAGAACTTGCCGAAG AGAGAGATgataagaagaaagagaaagccgGTTCAATTTGCTGGAGGCGCAGGACTTACCG GAGTCGACATTTGCCGACGACATTGTCTACGCAACAGGAG GTTCACGAGAAGAACCGGAGCATCTGACAGCACTACCGGCGTGCAGTATCCCGATAAAAACAAGGCCACAGAAGGAGGATTATTTTTGTACCTGCCTATCATTGCAAACATAACGAGAGTCCCGAAAGCCACCGACAAGGTTAATGGCAATTGA